Within the Desulfovermiculus halophilus DSM 18834 genome, the region TTAAACTTTATTTTGATTTTTTTTCGTCCTTTATTTAAATATAAGCTTATAGCTGATAGGCATTCTAATTTCAAGTTTGAAAACAAAAATTCACCAAAAATAAAATGGAAAATATTTTTTCTTGTTAGTCGATTTACAGCAAAAAAAACAGATTTAACAATAGTTACCAACAATTATCTGAAGGATAAAATTGAAAATTGGGGTGGACGATCCTTCGTTCTTCAAGATAAAATACCTAAAATCACAAATTTATATGAAAAAAAAATGGGCGGTGATGTAAATATATTTGTAGTCAATACATATAGTGATGATGAGCCTTATTATAGTGTTATAGAAGCAGGGAGATTGATAAATAAAAGTTGGTATATTTATATTAGCGGGAAAATAAAAATTAAATTGCATAAATTATGTCCAAAAAATGTTATACTTACGGATTATATTGACGAGTCTGATTATTTTAGCTACATGCAATCTTGCGATATTATTGTTGTTTTAACAAAAAAAGAGTATTTGCTAAACTGTGGATCGTATGAAGCTTTGGCTCTCAATAAACCGATGATACTGTCAAACACTACGACAATCCGCTCATATTTTTCTAAAGGGGTTGTGTATGTTGATAATTCTCCTGAACAGATTGCCTCGGCTATCAATACAATAGTAGATAACTATGCATACTATTGCGATGCGGTTAGTAGCCTCAAAGAAAAACTAGCCATTGATTGGTCGAAAAGATTTACGAACCTCAAAACCGAAATCTCCAGTTTACATGATGAAAGTGCTCCTTATTGATCCAAACCTCAAGTCAACACTTGCCTGTGCTCGTTCCTTGGGGGGCCGGGGGGTGAAAGTTTGCATATGTGAAAATGGAGAACTGAGAAGCTTAAGCGGAGCATCAAAATACTGCTCTCAAAAGTATCACCGTTGTGGAAAACTTGATGATGTGCTCTCCAAGGTTCAGGAACCCTTGGTCATAATTCCAACTACGGATATAGGGATGATCGAGAGTTTTCAGTCTCAAGCAATCATAAAACAAAACCACATTTTTCCTTTTGGGGCCGATACGGCCTATAAGCAACTATCCGATAAATCATACCTCTTTCGTATTGCTCAGGAATTGGACATTTCTCACCCATATACCATTTTTTGCCAGGGAAAAGACATTGATCCCAACTTTTCCAGTATTGCGGCGCACATTCCTTTGCCCGCTGTGCTCAAGCCAGCATTGTCTCGGATACATACCTCACATGGGTGGCTTAAAACCAGTGTGAGGTATGCCCAAACAGCTGACGATTTCATGCGTATAGCTGCAACTACCCCGTTCGATTCTCATTCCTTCTTGATTCAAGAAAGGATTCATGGACCAGGAGTCGGGATTTTTCTTCTGTGCAATCAAGGTCAAACTGAGGCATTTTTTGCCCACCGACGGATCAGAGAAAAGCCGCCATCAGGGGGAGTGAGCGTTGTTTGTGAAAGCATTGATCCGCCACATGAAGCCTTGGATGCTGCAAAGCGTCTTTTTCAGCGGGTTGGTTGGACAGGAGTAGGCATGGTCGAGTTTAAGGTGGACAAACGAGACAACCGGCCAAAGCTCATGGAAGTCAATGCTCGATTTTGGGGATCATTGCAATTGGCAATTTCTGCAGGAGTAGATTTTCCGTATTTGCTGTACAAAATG harbors:
- a CDS encoding glycosyltransferase, coding for MKAAWISWEKQRRSLELAHALDVEIIIHDCECFWLVRYIKLTLLTLHTLVVRRPDILFCQNPSIILNFILIFFRPLFKYKLIADRHSNFKFENKNSPKIKWKIFFLVSRFTAKKTDLTIVTNNYLKDKIENWGGRSFVLQDKIPKITNLYEKKMGGDVNIFVVNTYSDDEPYYSVIEAGRLINKSWYIYISGKIKIKLHKLCPKNVILTDYIDESDYFSYMQSCDIIVVLTKKEYLLNCGSYEALALNKPMILSNTTTIRSYFSKGVVYVDNSPEQIASAINTIVDNYAYYCDAVSSLKEKLAIDWSKRFTNLKTEISSLHDESAPY
- a CDS encoding ATP-grasp domain-containing protein, encoding MIESFQSQAIIKQNHIFPFGADTAYKQLSDKSYLFRIAQELDISHPYTIFCQGKDIDPNFSSIAAHIPLPAVLKPALSRIHTSHGWLKTSVRYAQTADDFMRIAATTPFDSHSFLIQERIHGPGVGIFLLCNQGQTEAFFAHRRIREKPPSGGVSVVCESIDPPHEALDAAKRLFQRVGWTGVGMVEFKVDKRDNRPKLMEVNARFWGSLQLAISAGVDFPYLLYKMALGKDCSGPASYRTGLRSRWELGDLDHLLIRLKNRSSLLSLPEDAPAKSKVFFNFCTDFFRSSIQNEVFKWSDPKPFFFELKQYVRDLRK